The proteins below come from a single Oncorhynchus keta strain PuntledgeMale-10-30-2019 chromosome 1, Oket_V2, whole genome shotgun sequence genomic window:
- the LOC127932139 gene encoding uncharacterized protein LOC127932139, whose product MTDHHLKLNLGKTELLFLPGKDCPFHDLAITVDNSIVSSSQSAKNLGVILDNTLSFSTNIKAVARSCRFMLYNIRRVRPCLTQEAAQVLIQALVISRLDYCNSLLAGLPACAIKPLQLIQNAAARLVFNLPKFSHVTPLLRSLHWLPVEARIRYKTMVLAYGAVRGTAPQSLQALIRPYTQTRALRSSTSGLLASLPLRKYSSRSAQSKLFAALAPQWWNTLPHDARTAESITTFRRHLKPHLFKEYLG is encoded by the coding sequence atgacggatcaccacctcaagctgaacctcggcaagacggagctgctcttcctcccggggaaggactgcccgttccatgatctcgccatcacggttgacaactccattgtgtcctcctcccagagcgctaagaaccttggcgtgatcctggacaacaccctgtcgttctcaactaacatcaaggcggtggcccgttcctgtaggttcatgctctacaacatccgcagagtacgaccctgcctcacacaggaagcggcgcaggtcctaatccaggcacttgtcatctcccgtctggattactgcaactcgctgttggctgggctccctgcctgtgccattaaacccctacaactcatccagaacgccgcagcccgtctggtgttcaaccttcccaagttctctcacgtcaccccgctcctccgctctctccactggcttccagttgaagctcgcatccgctacaagaccatggtgcttgcctacggagctgtgaggggaacggcacctcagtccctccaggctctgatcaggccctacacccaaacaagggcactgcgttcatccacctctggcctgctcgcctccctaccactgaggaagtacagttcccgctcagcccagtcaaaactgttcgctgctctggctccccaatggtggaacacactccctcacgacgccaggacagcggagtcaatcaccaccttccggagacacctgaaaccccacctctttaaggaatacctaggatag